One genomic segment of Arthrobacter sp. zg-Y1110 includes these proteins:
- a CDS encoding sodium:alanine symporter family protein produces MNAARAVSMAPASEDVGLLGTIDAAVNSFFEPITAVFSGIVFFPITIGDFSFPAVVAWLIIAGIVFTFYFGFIQFRGLKVAIQVVRGKFSSKDDPGEVPHFQALTSALSGTVGLGNIAGVGAAMALGGPGATFWMILAGLLGMASKFAECTLGVKYREVHEDGSISGGPFKYLPVAFRRLGHWPAKILTGIFAVAILIFGIAGGNMFQANQTFAQIQNVTGGEDGILGSAGAALIFGLVLAVLVAVVILGGIKSIGATTSKLVPAMAGVYIVACLFVIIVNFENVPAAFGAIIEGAFRPEGFAGGIIGVMIVGFQRASFSNEAGVGSAAIAHSAVKTRRPVSEGFVALFEPLVDTVLICTMTALAIIMASTPSLQAGIDQVQAGGDAPDGVILTSDAFATVLPWFPIVLSIAVALFAYSTLITWSYYGLKSWEYLFGRGKRREITYKVIFLLFTVAGCVLSFSQVISFADAALFVCAFVNLLGVYLLLPVIKKEMKQFLADRQSGKLEMLGIDDDDIEAAAATA; encoded by the coding sequence ATGAACGCAGCACGGGCAGTTTCCATGGCACCGGCATCGGAGGACGTGGGGTTGCTCGGCACCATTGACGCCGCCGTCAACTCCTTTTTTGAACCGATTACAGCTGTGTTCTCCGGGATCGTGTTCTTCCCGATCACCATCGGCGACTTCAGCTTCCCCGCAGTCGTTGCCTGGCTGATCATCGCCGGCATCGTCTTTACGTTCTACTTCGGCTTCATCCAGTTCCGCGGACTGAAGGTGGCCATCCAGGTGGTCCGCGGCAAATTCTCCTCAAAGGATGATCCGGGCGAGGTCCCGCACTTCCAGGCCCTCACCTCCGCTCTCTCGGGCACCGTCGGCCTGGGCAACATTGCCGGCGTCGGTGCGGCCATGGCCCTGGGCGGCCCCGGCGCGACCTTCTGGATGATCCTCGCCGGACTGCTCGGCATGGCCTCGAAGTTCGCGGAATGCACGCTCGGCGTGAAGTACCGCGAAGTCCACGAAGACGGCTCCATCAGCGGCGGTCCGTTCAAGTACCTGCCGGTGGCCTTCCGGCGCCTGGGCCATTGGCCCGCGAAGATCCTCACCGGAATCTTTGCGGTAGCGATCCTGATCTTCGGCATTGCCGGCGGCAACATGTTCCAGGCCAACCAGACCTTCGCGCAGATCCAGAACGTCACCGGCGGCGAGGACGGCATCCTCGGCAGTGCGGGAGCGGCCCTGATCTTCGGCCTGGTCCTGGCAGTCCTGGTGGCCGTGGTGATCCTCGGCGGCATCAAGTCGATCGGTGCCACCACCTCCAAGCTGGTGCCCGCCATGGCCGGCGTCTACATCGTGGCCTGCCTGTTCGTCATCATCGTCAACTTCGAGAACGTACCGGCAGCCTTCGGCGCCATCATCGAGGGCGCCTTCCGTCCCGAGGGCTTCGCCGGCGGCATCATCGGCGTGATGATCGTCGGCTTCCAGCGGGCGTCCTTCTCGAATGAGGCGGGCGTTGGCTCCGCAGCCATCGCGCACTCCGCGGTCAAGACCCGCCGGCCGGTCAGCGAAGGCTTCGTGGCGCTCTTCGAACCGCTGGTGGACACCGTGCTCATCTGCACCATGACAGCCCTGGCCATCATCATGGCCTCCACCCCCAGCCTGCAGGCAGGGATCGACCAGGTCCAGGCCGGAGGCGACGCGCCCGACGGCGTCATCCTCACCTCCGACGCCTTCGCCACCGTCCTGCCGTGGTTCCCGATCGTGCTGTCCATTGCCGTGGCGCTCTTCGCCTACTCCACCCTGATCACCTGGTCCTACTACGGCCTGAAGTCCTGGGAATACCTCTTCGGCCGCGGTAAGCGCCGGGAAATCACCTACAAGGTCATCTTCCTGCTCTTCACCGTGGCCGGCTGCGTCCTGTCCTTCAGCCAGGTCATCAGCTTCGCTGACGCCGCCCTCTTTGTCTGCGCGTTCGTGAACCTGCTCGGCGTGTACCTGCTGCTGCCCGTGATCAAGAAGGAAATGAAGCAGTTCCTGGCAGACCGCCAGAGCGGAAAGCTGGAGATGCTGGGCATTGACGACGACGACATCGAGGCCGCCGCCGCCACCGCCTAA
- a CDS encoding DUF2231 domain-containing protein, which produces MRRLPLVTIADKLENAGWLDPAAGWVARTVKSVLPWPAVRDVLHGVPLGHPLHPLMIVVPLGAWVSAAVLDVLPGNERAARTLIGVGVAAAGPTALAGVTDFSQLDTVQQRTGIVHQAANALAVGLYSASWVVRGRGRTGLGRVLAFTGLAVTGAGGFLGGHLSYRQGAGVNRNEDFAEKVPAGWHSLGPAASFASGVPQPARLGSVNLMVLKRTDGAADGAVSVLAGTCSHLGGPLHEGELRQVKNELCIVCPWHGSTFSVQSGEVVHGPATSPQPAFSTRIRDGLLEVSVKP; this is translated from the coding sequence ATGCGCCGACTGCCCCTAGTTACTATTGCCGACAAACTGGAAAACGCGGGCTGGCTGGACCCTGCAGCCGGATGGGTGGCGAGGACCGTGAAGTCGGTGCTGCCCTGGCCTGCCGTGCGGGACGTCCTGCACGGCGTCCCCTTGGGACATCCCCTGCACCCCCTGATGATCGTGGTGCCGCTGGGAGCCTGGGTTTCCGCTGCCGTGCTGGACGTGCTGCCCGGTAACGAGCGGGCCGCCCGGACCCTGATAGGCGTGGGGGTAGCAGCGGCTGGTCCCACGGCGCTCGCAGGTGTCACGGACTTCTCCCAGCTGGATACCGTACAGCAGCGCACCGGAATTGTGCACCAGGCCGCCAACGCACTCGCCGTCGGCCTCTATTCCGCCTCCTGGGTGGTGCGGGGACGGGGCCGGACGGGACTGGGCCGGGTCCTGGCCTTCACCGGCCTTGCGGTCACCGGTGCCGGCGGCTTCCTGGGCGGACACCTTTCCTACCGCCAGGGTGCCGGAGTCAACCGCAATGAGGATTTCGCGGAGAAGGTGCCGGCAGGCTGGCACTCGCTGGGGCCTGCGGCTTCGTTCGCTTCCGGGGTTCCGCAGCCGGCCCGGCTCGGATCGGTCAACCTCATGGTGCTTAAACGGACCGACGGCGCCGCGGACGGTGCGGTTTCCGTCCTGGCGGGCACGTGCAGCCATCTCGGTGGACCCCTGCACGAGGGTGAGCTCCGCCAAGTGAAAAACGAGCTGTGCATTGTCTGTCCCTGGCACGGCAGCACGTTCTCCGTGCAGTCGGGCGAAGTGGTGCACGGACCGGCTACCTCCCCGCAGCCGGCTTTTTCCACCCGGATCCGGGACGGCCTGCTGGAAGTGAGCGTTAAGCCTTAA
- a CDS encoding FAD-linked oxidase C-terminal domain-containing protein, whose product MSTHSLNPVPANAAGSGSTVLSGFPSVSFLEADRQRVSTDRSGFVPESLPDGVVFARTADDVVATLQLATQHRIPVVPRGAGTGLAAASSSRAGELVLDVSGMNRILRIDPVEQLAVVEPGVLNADLNAAAAEYGLFYAPDPASTAICSIGGNIATNAGGMRCAKYGVTRESVLALRVILADGRELRTGRETIKGVSGYDLNALMIGSEGTLGVVVEATLRLRPLPVHTATVAAFFPDVTAAAQAASAVVAARIQPSVMELMDGQTLEAVDMAMGTDYRSKGGAFLLVQTDGYGAFLEQDVVMDVLTTLGSCERAVDDEHAAALITARREAIPSLEKLGRVSIGDIGVPRGRLAEVVTGLEEISARTGVRIFTIAHASDGNLHPMIVLDPEDSVTTGPAKAALGEMFHLAHRLGGTLTGEHGIGLLKRDWLEEELGGVSLEVMHTIRTALDPLGILNPGKAL is encoded by the coding sequence GTGAGCACGCACTCCCTCAACCCGGTTCCCGCTAACGCTGCCGGTTCCGGCAGTACCGTCCTAAGCGGTTTCCCCTCCGTCTCCTTCCTGGAAGCGGACCGGCAGCGGGTGAGCACGGACAGGTCCGGCTTCGTTCCGGAATCGCTGCCGGACGGCGTGGTGTTCGCCCGCACCGCGGACGACGTCGTCGCCACCCTCCAGTTGGCCACTCAACACCGCATACCCGTGGTTCCGCGGGGAGCCGGCACCGGGCTGGCCGCGGCGTCGTCCTCCCGTGCCGGCGAACTGGTGCTCGATGTTTCGGGCATGAACCGGATCCTGCGCATCGACCCCGTGGAGCAGCTGGCCGTGGTGGAGCCCGGAGTCCTCAACGCGGACCTCAATGCGGCCGCCGCGGAATACGGGCTCTTCTATGCACCGGATCCGGCGAGCACCGCCATCTGCAGCATCGGCGGCAACATTGCCACGAACGCAGGTGGCATGCGCTGCGCCAAGTACGGCGTCACCCGGGAATCGGTGCTGGCCCTGCGCGTGATCCTGGCGGACGGACGGGAACTGCGGACCGGCCGCGAAACCATCAAGGGTGTCAGCGGCTATGACCTCAACGCCCTGATGATCGGTTCGGAGGGGACCCTGGGTGTGGTGGTCGAAGCCACGCTGCGGCTGCGCCCGCTACCGGTGCATACCGCCACAGTGGCTGCATTCTTCCCGGATGTCACCGCCGCTGCCCAGGCCGCGTCCGCCGTCGTAGCCGCCCGGATCCAGCCGTCCGTGATGGAGCTGATGGACGGACAAACGCTGGAGGCGGTGGATATGGCCATGGGAACGGATTACCGCTCAAAGGGCGGAGCGTTCCTGCTGGTGCAGACGGACGGGTATGGGGCGTTCCTTGAGCAGGACGTGGTGATGGACGTCCTGACGACGCTGGGCAGCTGCGAAAGGGCCGTCGACGACGAGCACGCCGCCGCGCTGATCACTGCGCGCCGGGAAGCCATCCCCTCACTGGAGAAGCTGGGCCGGGTGTCGATCGGCGATATCGGCGTTCCCCGGGGACGGTTGGCGGAGGTGGTGACTGGGCTCGAAGAAATCTCCGCGCGCACCGGGGTCCGCATCTTCACCATCGCGCATGCCTCGGACGGGAACCTGCATCCCATGATCGTGCTGGATCCGGAGGATTCGGTGACCACCGGTCCGGCGAAAGCGGCCCTGGGGGAGATGTTCCACCTTGCCCACCGGCTGGGCGGCACCCTCACCGGCGAACACGGCATCGGGCTGCTCAAGCGGGACTGGCTGGAGGAGGAGCTGGGCGGGGTATCCCTGGAGGTCATGCACACCATCCGCACCGCCCTGGACCCGCTGGGTATCCTCAACCCGGGCAAGGCGCTCTAG
- a CDS encoding SDR family oxidoreductase, producing the protein MDNQTRSTETLPPRTAVITGAGSGIGRATARAFLSAGFQVVLAGRREAELQETAAGFEAALVVPADITVPDDVERLFAAAVGAFGRVDVLFNNAGTFGPTGSIDELSIEDWNRTLAVNVTGTMLCTAAAVRHMKAQSPQGGRIINNGSVSAHTPRPLSAAYTATKHAVTGLTKAIDLDGRPFGITCGQIDIGNAATDLLAGISGGQGALQANGTRAEEPSFPAEEAAAAVLFMASAPASANVRSLLVTAAGMPFGGRG; encoded by the coding sequence ATGGACAACCAGACCCGTTCGACCGAAACACTTCCGCCCCGGACCGCGGTTATTACCGGGGCAGGTTCGGGGATCGGCCGTGCCACGGCCCGGGCTTTCCTGTCCGCCGGCTTCCAGGTGGTGCTGGCCGGACGCCGGGAGGCGGAGCTGCAGGAAACCGCCGCCGGATTCGAAGCGGCACTCGTGGTGCCCGCGGACATTACGGTGCCCGACGACGTCGAGCGGCTTTTCGCCGCGGCCGTCGGCGCATTCGGGCGGGTGGACGTGTTGTTCAACAATGCCGGGACGTTCGGCCCCACGGGCAGCATCGACGAGCTGAGCATCGAGGACTGGAACCGGACCCTCGCGGTCAACGTCACCGGCACCATGCTGTGTACCGCTGCGGCCGTGCGGCACATGAAGGCCCAGTCCCCGCAGGGCGGCCGGATCATCAACAACGGCTCGGTTTCGGCGCACACGCCCCGTCCGCTTTCGGCGGCGTATACCGCGACGAAGCACGCGGTCACCGGCCTGACCAAGGCCATAGACCTGGACGGGCGCCCCTTCGGCATCACCTGCGGGCAGATCGACATCGGCAACGCCGCCACCGACCTGCTTGCCGGGATCAGCGGCGGGCAGGGCGCGCTGCAGGCCAACGGCACCCGGGCCGAGGAACCCTCGTTCCCCGCGGAGGAGGCCGCTGCCGCCGTGCTGTTTATGGCCTCCGCCCCGGCGTCGGCCAATGTCCGCTCGCTGTTGGTCACCGCGGCCGGGATGCCTTTCGGCGGCCGCGGCTAG
- a CDS encoding L-lactate permease, with protein sequence MTIAAAFQQPLDPIAGSLPLSAILAALPLLILFVLLGVFRLKAYQAALISLALSIILAIVGWRMPVGQVLSATGLGAFYAIFPILWILINALWIYKLTVATPWFEVLGRTIRSISDDLRILSILIAFCFGALLESLAGFGAPVAIAAAMLMAAGMKPLKSAMVALLANTAPVAFGAMAAPIIALNGVTGIPLQELSSMTGRQTPFIALVVPLILVFLVDGKRGLRQTWPVALVAGAAFGLAQFAASNFFIVELTDVVAAVVTVVAVLLMLRVWQPSEIIGMTGETREAEKAGETASVSETESVGTDTLTGSGRGSAPGAAPGAGTGTAAGGATAVGAGADGGRVGDGGEGDRAASGTTSSTGRPSGHDVWMAIAPYLVIIVVFSIAQIPVVKTWLMSIGSTTFLWPGLDVTGNNGEPVAAQTLRFDHIRATGTLLLFSGIITMVLYRIAAGRGLRVYGETLKQLRWTILTVCAVLALSFVMNLSGQTTTLGVALASAGSFFALLSPLLGWIGVALTGSDTSSNSLFGALQVAAANETGLSPTLMAAANSSAGVMGKMLSLQNLAIASAAVGLEGAEGTLLRKLIGWSLGLLAFITVLIWLQSTSILGWMVP encoded by the coding sequence GTGACGATTGCTGCTGCGTTCCAACAGCCCCTCGACCCGATTGCCGGTTCCCTGCCCCTGTCCGCCATCCTGGCCGCCCTGCCGCTGCTGATTCTGTTTGTCCTGCTGGGCGTGTTCCGGCTGAAGGCTTACCAGGCGGCACTGATCAGCCTGGCACTGTCCATCATCCTTGCCATCGTGGGCTGGAGGATGCCGGTGGGACAGGTTCTTTCAGCCACGGGGCTTGGCGCCTTCTACGCCATCTTCCCCATCCTCTGGATCCTGATCAACGCCCTGTGGATCTACAAGCTGACCGTGGCAACGCCGTGGTTCGAGGTCCTGGGACGCACCATCCGCTCCATTTCCGACGATCTGCGCATCCTGTCCATCCTGATTGCCTTCTGCTTCGGCGCCCTGCTGGAATCCCTGGCCGGCTTCGGAGCGCCGGTAGCCATCGCGGCTGCCATGCTGATGGCCGCAGGCATGAAGCCGCTGAAATCCGCCATGGTCGCCCTGCTGGCGAACACGGCTCCGGTGGCCTTCGGCGCCATGGCGGCACCGATCATCGCGCTGAACGGCGTCACGGGCATCCCGCTGCAGGAGCTGTCCTCCATGACCGGACGGCAGACGCCCTTCATTGCGCTGGTGGTTCCGCTGATCCTGGTCTTCCTGGTGGACGGGAAACGCGGTCTGCGGCAGACCTGGCCGGTGGCGCTCGTCGCCGGAGCGGCCTTCGGACTGGCACAGTTCGCGGCCTCCAACTTCTTCATCGTGGAACTGACCGACGTCGTTGCCGCCGTCGTGACGGTAGTGGCCGTACTCCTGATGCTCCGGGTCTGGCAGCCGTCCGAGATCATCGGCATGACCGGTGAAACCCGCGAGGCCGAGAAGGCAGGGGAAACCGCGTCGGTTTCCGAGACGGAATCCGTTGGAACGGACACCCTCACCGGATCGGGCCGCGGGTCCGCACCCGGGGCCGCACCCGGGGCCGGAACCGGAACCGCTGCCGGGGGAGCAACCGCCGTGGGTGCGGGAGCCGACGGCGGCCGGGTAGGAGACGGCGGGGAGGGAGACCGGGCCGCCAGCGGCACCACCTCCTCCACCGGCAGGCCGTCCGGGCACGACGTCTGGATGGCCATCGCACCTTATCTGGTGATCATCGTGGTGTTCTCCATTGCCCAGATTCCCGTGGTCAAGACGTGGTTGATGAGCATCGGCAGCACCACGTTCCTGTGGCCGGGACTCGACGTCACCGGAAACAACGGCGAACCGGTGGCTGCCCAGACCCTGCGTTTTGACCACATCCGGGCTACCGGCACCCTGCTGCTTTTCTCCGGCATCATCACCATGGTGCTGTACCGGATCGCGGCGGGCCGCGGCCTACGCGTCTACGGAGAAACCCTGAAGCAGCTGCGCTGGACCATCCTGACCGTCTGCGCCGTGCTGGCCCTGTCCTTCGTGATGAACCTGTCCGGCCAGACCACCACCCTCGGGGTCGCCCTGGCCTCCGCGGGAAGCTTCTTCGCACTGCTTTCCCCGCTGCTGGGCTGGATCGGCGTGGCCCTTACCGGCTCCGACACCTCCTCGAACTCCCTGTTCGGCGCCCTGCAGGTAGCCGCTGCCAACGAAACCGGGCTGTCGCCCACGCTCATGGCCGCAGCCAACTCCTCCGCAGGCGTTATGGGCAAGATGCTTTCGCTGCAGAACCTGGCCATCGCCTCGGCCGCAGTGGGCCTGGAAGGGGCGGAAGGAACACTGCTGCGCAAACTCATCGGCTGGAGCCTTGGCCTGCTGGCGTTCATCACCGTGCTGATCTGGCTGCAGTCCACCTCGATTCTTGGCTGGATGGTCCCCTGA
- the ctaD gene encoding cytochrome c oxidase subunit I: protein MSTVKYTAEPDGTFVAPRVVPVSRGRIVVNWITSTDHKTIGFMYLIASFVFFSLAGVMALLIRAELFEPGMQILQTREQYNQLFTMHGTAMLLMFATPLFAGFANVIMPLQIGAPDVAFPRLNALAFWFFLFGSLIALSGFITPQGTASFGWTAYTPLSNVAFSPGLGGDLWVFGLALSGFGTILGSVNFVTTIICLRAPGMTMWRMPIFTWNTLVTAILVLMAFPPLAAALFALGADRRFGADIFNPERGGSILWQHLFWFFGHPEVYIIALPFFGIVSEIFPVFSRKSIFGYKGLVFATIAIAALSMTVWAHHMYVTGAVMLPFFSFMTMLIAVPTGVKFFNWIGTLWRGSITFETPMLWSIGFLITFLFGGLTGIILSSPPLDFHVSDTYFVVAHFHYVVFGTVVFAMFAGFYFWWPKFTGKMLNERLGKIHFWLLFLGFHTTFLIQHWLGVLGMPRRYADYLVEDNFTGMNQLSTIGSGILALSMIPFFWNVYATWRHGKKVEVDDPWGFGGSLEWATSCPPPRHNFTSLPKIRSERPALDLHHPELMARANSDTNSPAEKLFGAADMGSEQPRNPDPRQ, encoded by the coding sequence ATGTCGACAGTGAAATACACCGCGGAACCGGACGGAACTTTTGTAGCACCCCGGGTGGTGCCGGTGTCCAGGGGGCGGATCGTCGTCAACTGGATCACCTCCACCGACCACAAAACCATCGGGTTTATGTACCTGATCGCGTCCTTCGTCTTCTTCTCGCTGGCCGGTGTGATGGCACTGCTCATCCGTGCCGAACTCTTTGAGCCGGGAATGCAGATCCTGCAGACACGGGAGCAGTACAACCAGCTCTTCACCATGCACGGCACCGCCATGCTGCTGATGTTCGCCACCCCGCTTTTCGCCGGCTTCGCGAACGTGATCATGCCGCTGCAGATCGGGGCGCCCGATGTCGCGTTCCCGCGCCTGAACGCCCTCGCGTTCTGGTTCTTCCTGTTTGGCTCGCTGATTGCACTGTCCGGGTTCATCACCCCGCAGGGCACCGCGTCCTTCGGCTGGACCGCCTATACGCCGCTGTCCAACGTTGCGTTCAGCCCCGGCCTCGGCGGTGACCTGTGGGTCTTCGGCTTGGCGTTATCCGGCTTCGGCACCATCCTGGGTTCGGTCAACTTTGTCACCACCATCATCTGTCTGCGGGCTCCGGGCATGACCATGTGGCGCATGCCGATCTTCACCTGGAACACCCTGGTTACGGCGATCCTGGTGCTGATGGCGTTCCCGCCCCTGGCCGCAGCACTGTTCGCCCTGGGCGCGGACCGGCGCTTCGGTGCGGACATCTTCAACCCGGAACGCGGCGGCTCCATCCTGTGGCAGCACCTGTTCTGGTTCTTCGGCCATCCCGAGGTCTACATCATTGCCCTGCCGTTCTTCGGCATCGTGTCCGAAATCTTCCCGGTCTTCAGTCGAAAATCCATTTTCGGCTACAAGGGCCTGGTGTTTGCCACGATTGCCATCGCCGCCCTGTCGATGACGGTCTGGGCGCACCACATGTACGTGACCGGCGCCGTTATGCTGCCGTTCTTCTCCTTCATGACCATGCTGATCGCGGTGCCCACCGGGGTGAAGTTCTTCAACTGGATCGGCACCCTGTGGCGGGGGTCCATAACGTTCGAGACCCCCATGCTCTGGAGCATCGGCTTCCTGATCACGTTCCTCTTCGGCGGCCTGACCGGCATCATCCTGTCCTCTCCGCCGCTGGACTTCCATGTTTCGGACACGTACTTCGTGGTGGCGCACTTCCACTACGTGGTGTTCGGGACCGTGGTCTTCGCAATGTTTGCCGGATTTTATTTCTGGTGGCCCAAATTCACTGGAAAGATGCTGAACGAACGACTCGGCAAAATCCACTTCTGGCTGCTTTTCCTGGGTTTCCACACCACGTTCCTGATCCAGCATTGGCTGGGTGTGCTGGGGATGCCCCGGCGGTACGCCGACTACCTGGTGGAGGACAACTTCACCGGAATGAACCAGCTCTCCACCATCGGTTCGGGCATCCTGGCGCTGTCCATGATTCCCTTCTTCTGGAATGTCTACGCCACCTGGCGGCACGGCAAGAAGGTCGAGGTGGATGATCCGTGGGGCTTCGGCGGATCGCTCGAGTGGGCCACTTCCTGCCCGCCGCCGCGGCACAACTTCACCTCGCTGCCGAAGATCCGCTCGGAACGGCCCGCGCTGGACCTCCACCATCCCGAGCTGATGGCGCGCGCGAACTCCGACACGAATTCGCCGGCGGAAAAACTGTTCGGTGCTGCGGATATGGGCAGCGAGCAGCCGCGTAATCCCGATCCGCGGCAATAA
- a CDS encoding L-serine ammonia-lyase codes for MAVGVFDLFTVGIGPSSSHTVGPMRAAAVFAAELVDAGSLADVAGLRVDLYGSLAATGRGHGTMTAVLLGLEGFAPELILPEQVEQRLADIEATRKLQLCAQVPGAVACPLEYGEADIVLHPLTVLPRHTNGMKFAALAADGSALHEATFFSVGGGFIVREGEERADALELEASKSDLPYPFRTAVGLLQHCTGTGLSISEVMLANEKVSRTEAEIRSGLLHIRDVMEECKDSAIRRTGLLPGGLKVRRRAPAWHTRLRAEDPNRDPKFWQEWVNLVALAVNEENASGGRVVTAPTNGAAGIIPAVMFYATHYGPGMENATPEQRDDVVVRFLLAAAAVGVLYKEQASISGAEVGCQGEVGSASSMAAAGLAEILGGTPEQVENAAEIAMEHNLGLTCDPIGGLVQVPCIERNAIGAAKAVNAAKMALWGDGEHRVSLDEVIVTMRETGRDMSSKYKETALGGLAVNVVEC; via the coding sequence TTGGCTGTCGGCGTTTTTGACCTGTTTACCGTGGGCATCGGCCCATCGAGCTCCCACACGGTGGGCCCGATGCGTGCCGCTGCCGTGTTCGCGGCGGAGCTGGTCGACGCCGGCAGCCTGGCCGACGTCGCCGGCCTGAGGGTGGATTTGTACGGCTCCCTCGCGGCGACCGGCCGGGGCCACGGCACCATGACTGCAGTGCTGCTGGGGCTGGAGGGCTTCGCCCCCGAACTCATCCTGCCTGAACAGGTGGAGCAGCGGCTGGCCGACATTGAGGCGACCCGGAAACTGCAGTTGTGCGCGCAGGTTCCCGGTGCAGTGGCCTGCCCGCTGGAATACGGCGAGGCGGATATTGTGCTGCACCCGCTGACGGTCCTGCCGCGGCACACCAACGGCATGAAGTTCGCCGCCCTGGCCGCCGACGGTTCCGCACTGCACGAGGCCACTTTCTTCTCCGTGGGCGGCGGCTTCATTGTCCGCGAGGGTGAAGAGCGGGCGGATGCCCTGGAACTCGAGGCCAGCAAATCCGACCTGCCGTACCCCTTCCGCACCGCCGTCGGACTGCTGCAGCACTGCACCGGCACCGGACTGAGCATCAGCGAAGTGATGCTGGCCAACGAAAAGGTCTCCCGTACCGAAGCTGAGATCCGCTCCGGCCTGCTGCACATCCGCGACGTGATGGAGGAGTGCAAGGACTCCGCCATCCGCCGCACCGGCCTGCTGCCCGGCGGGCTGAAGGTCCGCCGTCGGGCGCCGGCCTGGCACACCCGGCTGCGTGCCGAGGATCCAAACCGGGACCCGAAATTCTGGCAGGAATGGGTGAACCTGGTGGCGCTGGCCGTGAACGAGGAAAACGCGTCCGGTGGACGGGTGGTCACCGCGCCCACCAACGGTGCGGCGGGCATCATCCCCGCAGTGATGTTCTACGCCACCCACTACGGCCCCGGCATGGAGAACGCCACTCCCGAGCAGCGCGACGACGTCGTGGTCCGCTTCCTGCTCGCCGCCGCTGCCGTGGGGGTGCTCTACAAGGAGCAGGCCTCCATCTCCGGCGCCGAGGTGGGCTGCCAGGGCGAGGTGGGATCGGCGTCGTCCATGGCCGCTGCCGGGTTGGCCGAAATCCTGGGCGGCACCCCGGAACAGGTGGAAAACGCCGCTGAAATCGCCATGGAACACAACCTCGGCTTGACCTGCGATCCGATCGGGGGGCTGGTGCAGGTGCCCTGCATCGAGCGGAACGCCATCGGTGCCGCGAAGGCTGTCAACGCCGCAAAAATGGCGCTTTGGGGCGACGGCGAACACCGGGTCTCGCTGGATGAGGTCATTGTGACCATGCGGGAAACCGGCCGCGACATGAGCTCGAAGTACAAGGAAACCGCACTCGGCGGACTGGCCGTCAATGTGGTGGAGTGCTGA
- a CDS encoding ChaB family protein has translation MPKTGKNDHAVKSELPSTLQRSDSKAQDTFAKTYDSAVEEYGDGERAARTAYASLKHTHEKVGDHWEEKERKGPSDARAAEGRTSAKDTTGGVDANASKAHLYDLASRLDIPGRSKMTKDELVEALQKASEKQTRKARES, from the coding sequence ATGCCTAAGACCGGCAAGAACGACCACGCAGTGAAGAGCGAACTGCCTTCGACCCTGCAGCGCTCGGATTCCAAGGCCCAGGACACCTTCGCCAAGACCTACGATTCAGCGGTGGAGGAATACGGCGACGGCGAGCGGGCCGCCCGGACGGCGTACGCCTCCCTCAAGCACACCCACGAAAAAGTGGGCGACCACTGGGAGGAAAAGGAGCGGAAGGGCCCCTCCGATGCCCGTGCCGCGGAAGGGCGCACTTCGGCCAAGGACACGACCGGGGGAGTCGACGCCAACGCGTCCAAGGCGCACTTGTACGACCTAGCGTCCCGGCTGGACATTCCCGGCCGCTCGAAGATGACCAAGGACGAGCTGGTGGAGGCGCTGCAGAAGGCCAGCGAAAAGCAGACCCGGAAGGCCCGGGAAAGCTAG